From the Carassius gibelio isolate Cgi1373 ecotype wild population from Czech Republic chromosome B25, carGib1.2-hapl.c, whole genome shotgun sequence genome, one window contains:
- the LOC128014638 gene encoding fez family zinc finger protein 1-like — MDGALYHSQGIIGAPSASTGASMMASTKPLAFSIERIMARTPEPKSIPFPNLFHAPAGKAEPKQSPAPLHCMIPLVPLACEPPHKLHVNGLDHPDAFSYNANELLSIGLNYKNEQPGATPSAIGQYKLFRPRVVNQASFHAMGAAVCYLNCGESACPPHAGFVNLHPMASYLLNAPLHARQKSLFSSEKSKPDRCAPPGASFKELSHSHLHHYMKESAHILSEKLFKNSAAKLNSGSAQTKPKVFTCEVCGKVFNAHYNLTRHMPVHTGARPFVCKVCGKGFRQASTLCRHKIIHTQEKPHKCNQCGKAFNRSSTLNTHTRIHAGYKPFICEFCGKGFHQKGNYKNHKLTHSGEKQFKCNICNKAFHQVYNLTFHMHTHNDKKPFTCPTCGKGFCRNFDLKKHIRKLHDNSPGPRSPSTPPASLEAH; from the exons ATGGACGGCGCGCTGTACCACTCACAGGGAATAATCGGCGCCCCTTCGGCTTCGACGGGAGCGAGCATGATGGCGAGCACCAAACCTCTCGCGTTTTCGATCGAAAGGATTATGGCCAGGACGCCCGAGCCAAAGTCGATACCGTTCCCCAACTTGTTCCACGCTCCCGCGGGGAAAGCGGAGCCCAAGCAGTCTCCTGCGCCGCTGCACTGCATGATCCCCCTCGTGCCCCTCGCCTGCGAGCCGCCTCATAAACTTCACGTCAATGGATTAGACCACCCTGACGCGTTTTCCTACAACGCCAACGAGCTGCTGAGCATCGGCTTGAATTACAAGAATGAGCAGCCAGGCGCGACGCCATCGGCCATAGGACAGTACAAACTCTTCCGGCCGCGCGTGGTCAACCAGGCGTCGTTCCACGCCATGGGCGCCGCCGTCTGTTACCTGAACTGCGGGGAAAGCGCGTGTCCGCCTCACGCGGGTTTTGTGAACCTGCACCCCATGGCGTCGTACCTCCTCAACGCGCCGCTGCACGCGCGCCAGAAGAGCCTGTTCTCCTCGGAGAAGAGCAAACCGGACAGGTGTGCTCCTCCCGGCGCGTCTTTTAAGGAGCTTTCTCACTCTCACCTGCACCATTACATGAAGGAGAGCGCGCACATCTTGTCGGAGAAGCTGTTCAAGAACTCCGCGGCCAAATTAAACAGCGGCTCGGCTCAAACCAAACCAAAAGTGTTCACCTGTGAAGTTTGTGGCAAG GTGTTCAACGCGCACTATAATTTAACGCGTCACATGCCGGTTCACACGGGCGCCAGACCGTTCGTTTGCAAAGTGTGCGGCAAAGGATTCAGACAAGCGAGCACTCTGTGTCGCCATAAAATCATCCACACTCAG GAAAAACCTCATAAATGCAACCAATGTGGCAAAGCTTTCAACCGAAGTTCAACTCTCAACACTCACACGCGAATCCACGCGGGATACAAACCCTTCATCTGTGAGTTCTGCGGCAAAGGATTCCACCAGAAAG gaAACTACAAGAACCACAAACTGACCCACAGCGGAGAAAAACAGTTCAAGTGCAATATCTGCAACAAAGCCTTCCACCAGGTGTACAACCTCACGTttcacatgcacacgcacaaCGACAAGAAGCCTTTCACCTGTCCGACATGCGGCAAGGGTTTCTGCAGGAACTTTGACCTTAAGAAACACATTAGGAAACTGCACGACAATTCCCCAGGACCCCGCTCTCCATCGACACCCCCCGCGAGCCTGGAGGCGCACTGA